In Biomphalaria glabrata chromosome 8, xgBioGlab47.1, whole genome shotgun sequence, the genomic window CTTTTACATATGGCCGTCTCATGCAAACACAAGTCAAGTATCCATTTAGTCCTTGCTATCTGTTAGTCAGATGATGCCCATCAGTTACTCTGGCCGACGGTTGACTATGGTGTTATGTGGTCAACACAACGACAAGCCACTTTACCATtaagagtttggtggactcaggggcggcCATAATAAGCACAGTCTTCCCTGGGATTCGAACTCCAAGACAAATCTGTGGCCTTCACTCTTGACCACCACGCCCAGCGTGGAAAGTGCTTTTGCTATTAACTAGTGATTGGTGTTTAAAGAGTGGTATACACATCTCTAACATTAATATAGCGTTTGttatattttgatataacaatgCGTGTAGCCATCATATAACTTGAAATGGTAGACATATATTGTGATGGTTGAACAAATAGTGACACTGTCCTACGTATttgtaactaatttttttaaatctttaatgtCCAAAGTATCTTTttgtaatattaattattatatacataagcagcataaaaaaatagaagaatcATACCGATATGTGTCTATACTTAGCacttcaattatttctttttaaaatttatgtgTCGTTGGTTTTAGTGGTAAAGGCACTAATGCATAAACTAAAACAGATTTATATAAGTGTTCCTTCTTACTCCTAACGTTAGAGCTTGGTGCGAGTTGCCAGAATCAGGACAACATACGACTTAGTAGAGTTGAAGTCTGCAActaataagataatataaagaTACAGATAAGATAAGGTTAGGGATAAAAATAAGatgaatataagataagataagatacatgaAAAGACAAGATAAAaggtatatggctccttttgtctcgaaaggcaatggatgcgcccaagtgagtcactggttttggcttaatcttgagacggggcagaatctggtgtggctaatcaagccaattctagaacggcagactttgtcacaattcgtacatgtgtatgcctctgatttagggctagcagacaaggcagctttctttttttccctcttgattaaagccgcttcaattcttttgttctcagcaagggttgtcccagcacgcacagtctgtctccatgcactccggtctttggctatgttttcccacatactttcactgatgcctgaggctctcatctCATGGATAAAAGGTAAGCAATAATGAAAGATTAGTTACAATAAATGAGATAAATTATAAGATGAAATCTTGAATGAATACGTTGAAACATATGGTGATAAGTGATGATGACTGATAAGATATAAAATACGTTGTAAAGTTtagtgaagttcccctttcagaccttgcaattcaTAGGGCAGGGGATGTAaaattcatctgtttctgcctatggttaacgagggtgtcttgtggccagcacaacggccaaggGCTTTGATTTTTcctcaacaaatgtcaggtacccattatagctggggggggggggactcagaggcgctctatAGTTCCGAAATTAAGAATTCCGGTCTTCAagaggattcaaacccgggaacTCCGGTtgtgaagccaagcgctttaccactcagccacagtgccTCGGTAAGATGGTAAATAAGTTAAAGTTATATAAGTCATAGTCAGActacttttaattttcttgtaaactgaaaataaattcacaaatatttttttttgttttgtttttaattagaaaCTTCCATACTGTAGCCAGCTCAGTGAATTGTGATACAATCTCTATAAtgggcctctctctctctctctaactctctgtctctccatctctctttctctttttgtgtgtgtgcctcTGTGTGTGTGGCGGGGGGTATCTGTGAGAAGGTTTCCATGTTACCATTACACTCTCACCAAAGACAGCGCATCTCATGTCATGATTCGAACTTAAATCCCCCTGGGTAGCTTCTCGGTTTTATCTGCCACTCATGTAACAAATCAAAGATGTTTTTCTTGGAATTATGGATATCCGCCTCTGTTAAGATAAAACAGAAAGCCATAGATGTAAGAATGTTTTCTTGAAATGATGGGATATCCGCCTCTgttgagaaaaaacaaaaagccatCTAGATCTCCTTCTATGATAAAGTGCTTTGAGCTATCGATCTAATGGAGTAGTTGTCGTGTCTTTTTAATATTCAAAGAGCTCTTCACCACAACTTGACAGCATCAAAAGTTGATGTCTTGAGAACAGAACGAGGATGTTTCTGAATTGTCATATCAGAATGAGGGTATTTACCTTGTCGAGTATTGCATCAGACATAAGCAGTGACGACACTCATTTAAGAACGAATATTCCCGTATCGTTCCTTCTTCTTTTGaaagaatagaaagaaaagagaagtgTTAATATATcgcagaaagaaataaaatagagagaaagatgggGACGACTAAAGAAGGAGAGAGGGAGGTGATGAGTAGAATTTGATGAATTTAATAACATGGGAAAGTGGAGGGCATTACATGCAGAGAGGATTGGGAGCTCTTAACtataaagaggggggggggtaaattaaGAAGGCAAGAGGCGGGCCTTATTATagacataaagagagagaaagcgatggtaagacaacataaaagaatgggcaGGCCTGTCATTGGGAAAAATTATATTCAAGGCAAGAGACTGAGAGGAATAGAGAAgtacggtcaacagatcttgtgtggtgccccaaaggttcaacagactaagttGAAAATGAAGGAAGATGGCCTGAATGCTGAGAGTGACGGAGtgaattaaaaatatagaaaggAAAAGAGGGAAGAAATGAAAGGAGGAGAGGGTGAGCTAAAACTTGGAAAGGGAAAGAGGGGGTGGGGATGGATTTAAGGCCTCAGTCATCCAGTAAAACAACTTTTTTGGAAGGCTCTCTGGACATTGAGAACACATCACTGACCCATATCAAAGTGTGTTTTTGTTGTCATGAAAGTGAATAGTCATTGAATCCTGACATAATTCATACATGGATTACTTTTCCGTTCTTATATAGGTAGgggaaaaaatgtctttttttactTGTTGTTATTCAAGCGTAAAAAGAATAATTGTAATTAGTAGGCCCTAAACATGAAGTTATTTAatagaggcgcggtggttgagtgctATAGCGCTTGGGTTTCAAACTGagtggtcccaggtttgaatcctggtgaaaactggtaattttaattttgggcTCTTTAAGCATTCCTTGTTATCCCTGCgacaatggactcaacgctcaaaagctacggtctgcaggctttttcagtgcacggaccaaaggtttggaactcactccccattgatctcagacagacaacatgctacaccacttttaagaagaacattgagatctatctgtttaaaactttttttagattagtttgtcattgtaaccctcgtgtttatgtttgtaatgttattacagcgcattgagcctacatttagtttgttaacagcgctttataaataaaattatcatcattgttattattattcggTCTTGAAGACGagcataattattattatcttataaaatacaaacgttacttcctagtgacaatctagtcatgtatgttaattaatgatttataatctgccaagtcattggtttaacACTTTCCATAGTAAAgacggttagtcgttgtgctggccacacgacaccctcgctaactgtGAGGCCAgaaaacctttacatcatttgccctattgattgcaaggtctgaaaggggagctttactttttttttttaacatatattgAATCTGCTTTGAAGAGTACGGTCTGAGCCGGATCCgacattgacacacacacacacacacacacacaaacatgcacgATGACGTAGCTAATATAATAATAGACATGACATGCgtatttatataactttatagaACCTTGTAATAATGATTAAATTATTTCCGTGGGTCTCTATACAAGGCAGAAAAGATTTACACTATCCTCGAAACGAAAGATTACGTAAGAGGGcagaatttatttaatttattattatatataataaggcctgtcttcgagtccaaagattaatgaggaatacagtatttcccgtggctgcgcagccccagctgtgacctgcatattttgccacaggcagggcaagcataaccattgtccgcaggtggtcgatttagattttcttttcgtcgtcgtttgtcctcggcagcagattttcttttcgtctcaaatgtgtgtatatataatatatatggctccttttgtctcgaaatgcaatggatgcgcccaggtgagtcactggttttggtttagtCTTGAGACGAGGCAGAActtggtgtggctaatcaagccaattctagagcggtATACTTGCCACAATTCATGCATGTGTATTCCAATCTAGACTCTATTCAGATATAGAAATTGTGAAGGAGAAAGAGGATTTATTGGATATTTTCGTACATGACGAAAATTAAAACTAGATAACTTGGTGGATCCGGTGTATaaaataaaggaagtattgataagatatctttttttagttataatgaaaatatcacttttttgttttcaccaatACTCCAATACAGACGTTAGGATAGAGAACAaaggttaattttgtttcatattagaTATCATGCCTGGCCATAAAGTCTTTAGTGGCGCTTACAAAGTGGAAAATGccatttaacaaagaaaataatggccATGGACAGTTTTGGTGATAGTCTATGTCTAGAAaaattttgtgaacaaaaataaaaacatattaggcTTTGTAAAGCCTAATATTCTGCATATAttccaatagttttttttttttatttcaaattcacTAGCTGGAGTCTACAtaccgattttttaaaaaaaattctttcataACTCttgattacaattttttaataattggtCAATAGTTGGTAAAGGGAGATTACTCTGACACCAATGTTgctaactaaaacaaaacaatcatctGGCATTTCTTGTTGCTCAAGACcccttaatttactttaatatttagatctacactcTAAACTAGTAAGAATCATAAATACTAATAATGAAATCAGCTttgatttgtgagctagaaatttactagatctactaatactagatctacttctactattaatttcttaattaataagtaaatctATCATCTACTAAACTCAATCTCAATCTGACCTTAATTAAAACTTTTGACCTGGGGAGGCAGTCTTAACTAGCCTTCCCCCTGCTTATCCAGTTACATCCCCTGCTTAGCCAGTGACATCATCTCATCtcacacagtttttttttcactaagccactaagctaagtcgttcatctaacgacctttaaatcctagctctggagacaaTTAATACCTTCatgcccagtgctatttttgcatacactgatgggtcggcatcaatagattctggaagagcaggctatggagcctacatctactttcttggctcttacacaattaaaatcttttgaccatgtggtagtgtttgcagttttgatgcggagaccatggtagtctgtgaagccttaaaggtcattgactctcaactcggcgagggacatttgagggcaacacagattgttgtggtcactgactcaaaatctgtactacaggctttgcaaagccccggaccatggccccccaatatcagcACTGTCATCATgccttcacataacatcaaacaacgctatggcacccctgtaataatgcagtgggtactgagtcacataggtgtgactggcaacacaattgcagactctttggccaaccagggagggcaaattccacccactgaacaggctgtaagcttgcaccaagccctggctataatacaaaaaacagaaatggaaaagtggtttgagtgctgggacaagtcccaaaaagcctgtggagtctgggagcgcatgaggtgccctgaccgcacttccctgtggtggaggctgtccaggcctgagcaagctattatagcacagtgcaggacaggccactgtcctgttggctcatatttcttgCAGCTATGGccaattttgattcacggtgcccccgctgcgtggaagaagaggaaaccgtgcctcatattctgtttgactgccccagacttgctgatctccatctCGACAGCAGGTATCCCTATTTCATTGCTAGCAtcctctagttctgcagtcagtattcaagatttgcaagcatataagaatgtgacTCCATGACCATGAATTACATCAGTCTGATTTAAGTGTTGAGGGCTAGCttttgcctttgtctttccatattgttttgacttaacaagtgctgctgtggacagTGCTATTCTGGCCATGTTAGGTTCCATCATTAGAGACAATAGTACTGAAATATTTGAAACTACTGATACTTGACATGTACTTCTAAATTCCTTTAAGTTCAGCTAACCTTTGGTAATCAGATGTTATGGACAAtccacccctcccccattttccAGTCCCAGAACCATTGAACTATCAAGAGTCAATTGTCCCAGTATTGAAATGTAATATAATTTACATTTGTTGCTGAAATGGTTCATAACTACTTAGCTCATCATTTTATCCAGACTAGAATTGACTAAAACTATATGTTGTTGTTATATCACTATAGATCTACAAAATGgtcttaattaattattttttctaactagatctagatctattctatagatCGAGACTAGATTAGGCACTTACTTGAGTTACATAGTAAGATGGGAAAACTGGACTATATAGAGTGCTTAAACTTTGCACTGTACTAGATATAATTTACattgtaattttataaattgtcTAAAGAATATAATGCCAAAAAGGAGTatgactttgtttttattttgttattagatAATATTCCTGGAGTCGGCAGTTACAATCTGTTAGGTGATCATCATGGTCCTATTAAAGGTCtgccttttatatatatttttttaaattactatatttgtatatatatttatatatatatgttatattgcATTGTATCCAttgtataatatttataaatcttaAATCTATGCTAGCTTAttaaacatactttttttttaagaatgcgcTTACAATacataacaaaagaaaagtCCCAATTGtagtttttatataaatgaataaatgtgctacattttttttgcaGACTTGGAACTGAACAGAACAAGATCCCTTAGCGGATTAGAGCAAAGTGGAAGGACATATAAAGACATAGGTAAAATAAAGACTTCAACAATCTATGGACTTAGGCAAGGAAAAATATAATTCTTAAATGTTACAAGGATTATTGACTTTTAAATTGGTAAATAAATTTTAGTGTGCAAAGTCAAATAGTTGGATTCCAAACTTTTCTGAATTAGTTGGGAGTcatttccatatatatatatataatagttgGGAATcatttccatatatatatatatatatatatgtggtggGGTGGCTGATGGGTGAAATGCTTGGCTTCAAAACCGATGGGCCTCTGGTTGGAATTTCATTGAAGACTAGGAATTTGAATTTTAGGATCCTCttattccacccaactctattgggtacatgacattatttgggaaacaaaattagttgttcgttgtgctgacaTATGACACAAttgttagccaaagaaacagaagacctttacatcatctgttttATAgaatgcaaggtctgaaaatcAAGTGAAAATATTAGCAAAAACATTTTGGTTATTGATTTACAATTGGTTAACAAAATCAGAATGCTTTATGATTATAATCTTGTACTGTAGTGTTTTCTCTTGCAACAAATTATCTAGTTTAGTACAAAAGATAATATACAtagataattaatatattaatattcaaATAGCTGTCATATACACAAAAAACTGAAGCTAATAATTAATAAgaccaaaaatttaaatatacccTACTTGAACTATTCCGAACAGTATTTTTTGTTAATCACTATGCCTAATATCTAGTTGATAGGAAATGATGTTTAttgaaggctttttttttctaacagggTACAGACTCCCAGACAACATTGAAATGCAAAAGAAACTAAAAGAAGCGCAGGATCAAATCAAAAGCTTGGACATTCTCCTCACGGGGGCCAACAAACAAAAGGATATGTTTGAAAAAATTTATAAAGTCTTGGAACAGAAGTTGTCTTCAGGTGAACAAAATCTGAAAGAGCTAGAAAGTGAAAAGAACAAATTAAACAAAGCCATTTCAGAATTGCAGAAGGAAAATACAGATTTGGAAAGCAAAAGAGCCAGCGCTGAACATGAGAGCCATGCTATTTCTGCTCAGCTGGAAAAGGAAAAGAACACTGTAAAGAATCTACAGAAAGAATGCTCGTCACTTCAGTCTTATGTCTGTAAACTTCAGAATGAGGTGAAAGAACTAGAATCTGAGAAAATCAAATTAGCCAAAATCATTTCAAAGTTGGAAAACACTAAAGCTAATTTGGAGAAAGACAGGGATGCCATCTCTTCTTGTTTGAATGAGGAAAAAGAAAGGTATAAGAAAGAATGTGCCACTTTGATGTCAACAATAACACAGTTGCAAAGGGAGGGGAAAATCTATGATGAGGAAAACAATCAAATGGACAGAACAATCCAAGAGCTAGTGACAATGAATGCCAGTCTAGAGAAAACTAAAGATATCATTGCTACTCAGCTTGAAGCCGAGAGAGACAAGTcacagaaagagttaaaatcatCCATATCAGTATTACTAGAGGaatcagaggcagagaaagtcAAGTTAAGCAGTAGAATAACGGAGTTACAGAAAGAGACTTTAGAATTGGgaaagaaattagaaaataCTGAGCAAGAGTTTCAATCTGTTTCATCCCAACTTTTGGAAGAAAAGAGTTCAGTCAGCACTATCAAAGAAGAATGCTCAGCAATGAATTTTACCATTTTAAAAATGGAGAATGAAATAGCAGATTCGAAAactgaaaaaattaatttagtcCAAGGTTTATCAGAGTTAGAAAACGTTACAGCTAGTCTTGAGAAAGACAAA contains:
- the LOC129927876 gene encoding myosin heavy chain, striated muscle-like codes for the protein MQWMRPDNIPGVGSYNLLGDHHGPIKDLELNRTRSLSGLEQSGRTYKDIGYRLPDNIEMQKKLKEAQDQIKSLDILLTGANKQKDMFEKIYKVLEQKLSSGEQNLKELESEKNKLNKAISELQKENTDLESKRASAEHESHAISAQLEKEKNTVKNLQKECSSLQSYVCKLQNEVKELESEKIKLAKIISKLENTKANLEKDRDAISSCLNEEKERYKKECATLMSTITQLQREGKIYDEENNQMDRTIQELVTMNASLEKTKDIIATQLEAERDKSQKELKSSISVLLEESEAEKVKLSSRITELQKETLELGKKLENTEQEFQSVSSQLLEEKSSVSTIKEECSAMNFTILKMENEIADSKTEKINLVQGLSELENVTASLEKDKNALSSCIEEEIEKSKKECSVFMSLITELKQKLEHFHSEVVQLKITIDELEKKNASLENDKKAISSQWEFERDKSQIALEESEA